One genomic window of Halolamina sediminis includes the following:
- a CDS encoding RNA-guided pseudouridylation complex pseudouridine synthase subunit Cbf5, with protein sequence MTDPLRDPPGERAVEDLLSFGVVNLDKPAGPSAHQVAAWVRDLAGVDRAAHAGTLDPKVTGCLPTMLGDATRLAPVFLEGGKEYIAVLELHGLPPTDIEATLAEFETEIYQKPPRKSAVARRLRSREIYELDLLELDDRQALLRVRCESGTYIRKLCHDLGLALGTGGHMGDLRRTATGPFDDTDLRTLHDLADGLAWAREDDHEAFLREVVSPAERAMEHLPAITIARSAATSVADGAPVYAPGVVGTDDAAAALDPGDDDLLACYTPDGSAVCLGKLVGDPAAESGEVVSLERVLV encoded by the coding sequence GTGACCGACCCGCTCCGCGATCCGCCGGGCGAGCGCGCCGTCGAGGACCTGCTCTCCTTCGGCGTCGTCAACCTCGACAAGCCCGCCGGCCCCTCGGCCCACCAGGTGGCGGCGTGGGTCCGGGACCTCGCGGGCGTCGACCGGGCGGCCCACGCGGGCACGCTCGACCCGAAAGTGACGGGCTGTCTGCCGACGATGCTCGGCGACGCGACCCGGCTCGCACCCGTGTTCCTCGAAGGCGGGAAGGAGTACATCGCGGTCCTCGAACTCCACGGGCTCCCGCCGACGGACATCGAGGCTACCCTCGCGGAGTTCGAGACCGAGATCTACCAGAAGCCGCCCCGAAAGAGTGCGGTCGCTCGCCGGCTGCGATCCCGAGAGATCTACGAGCTCGACCTGCTGGAGCTGGACGACCGACAGGCGCTCCTCCGGGTTCGCTGTGAGAGCGGCACGTACATCCGGAAGCTCTGTCACGACCTCGGACTGGCACTGGGCACCGGCGGACACATGGGCGACCTCCGCCGCACCGCGACCGGCCCGTTCGACGACACCGACCTCCGGACGCTCCACGACCTCGCGGACGGGCTCGCGTGGGCGCGCGAAGACGATCACGAAGCGTTCCTCCGTGAGGTTGTCTCTCCCGCCGAGCGCGCGATGGAACACCTGCCCGCGATCACGATCGCCCGCAGCGCGGCCACCTCGGTCGCCGACGGCGCGCCCGTCTACGCGCCGGGCGTCGTCGGGACCGACGACGCCGCGGCCGCCCTCGACCCCGGCGACGACGACCTGCTCGCGTGCTACACGCCCGACGGCAGCGCGGTCTGTCTCGGAAAGCTGGTCGGCGACCCCGCGGCCGAGTCGGGGGAAGTGGTGTCGCTCGAACGCGTGCTGGTCTGA
- a CDS encoding DUF7845 domain-containing protein, whose product MKSTEPAWHEFALQLNYAGSLEAHFGAARIVDQSGGSRVTEFTASGERWTAKLYYQESGICDPGDVLPTGTAWEFDGVREHRIAIQRHGEEDPVGEQKLNAHIRPRWDGMRVEQSDGSRRKLDVPFREGVNVVLSGSNVDAQRYQPLLRGAATALGLNPGHFRDPHDSSTVRDGERYVRVHCDASGPIHARDGPIAQMGHLLENDRSGYRKVVQNDDNDHGENLPGYYHTVTLGPSRVREAFPEHTVPVEIKHYYAREALSRSKDDPLRHPKLGVSYQVSRWDGSVGVTPDELADLERELDRTLRAVLEDAGVTMTPGAGGGPFVEDAYFDADLTELEESEQPPKLNLTRIRNEQESIVIRQLMANGGLSEVEEEALGTLVTDGGKVSPADIAEEHSRHVGSVRRALRRIDDMVEREYGSVSLRSPHVAEMVHDAVQQFREASRSVTEAAGQALLSAERGLSDATSALMTWCAKHGVDVDNRGEAIEAIRLGEIDSDRRRPGDPLRGVRWELREGLKRWLESGRDREAFANATVRWREEDRGRRSLPASAILR is encoded by the coding sequence GTGAAGTCGACCGAACCCGCGTGGCACGAGTTCGCTCTACAGCTCAACTACGCCGGCTCGCTCGAGGCACACTTCGGCGCTGCCCGGATCGTCGATCAGTCCGGCGGGTCACGGGTCACGGAGTTCACCGCCAGCGGCGAGCGGTGGACGGCGAAACTCTACTACCAAGAGTCCGGAATCTGCGACCCCGGCGACGTACTGCCGACCGGGACCGCGTGGGAGTTCGACGGCGTTCGTGAGCACCGGATCGCGATCCAGCGCCACGGCGAGGAGGATCCGGTGGGCGAGCAGAAGCTGAATGCCCACATCCGCCCGCGCTGGGACGGTATGCGCGTCGAGCAGTCCGACGGCAGCCGCCGGAAGCTGGACGTGCCGTTTCGCGAGGGCGTGAACGTCGTGCTCTCCGGGTCGAACGTCGACGCACAGCGGTATCAGCCGCTCCTCCGCGGCGCGGCCACCGCGCTGGGGCTGAATCCCGGCCACTTCCGCGACCCCCACGACTCGAGTACGGTCCGCGACGGCGAGCGGTACGTTCGAGTTCACTGCGACGCCAGCGGTCCGATCCACGCTCGGGACGGCCCGATCGCCCAGATGGGCCACCTCCTCGAGAACGACCGTTCCGGGTACCGGAAGGTCGTTCAGAACGACGATAACGACCACGGCGAGAACCTCCCCGGCTACTATCACACCGTCACGCTCGGCCCCTCGCGAGTTCGTGAGGCGTTTCCCGAGCACACCGTTCCCGTCGAGATCAAGCACTACTACGCCCGAGAGGCGCTGTCGCGGTCGAAAGACGACCCTCTCCGCCACCCGAAGCTCGGCGTGAGCTATCAGGTGAGCCGATGGGACGGGTCGGTCGGTGTCACCCCCGACGAACTCGCGGACCTTGAACGCGAGCTCGACCGGACGCTCCGCGCCGTGCTCGAGGATGCTGGCGTGACCATGACCCCGGGCGCTGGCGGTGGGCCGTTCGTCGAGGATGCGTACTTCGACGCCGACCTCACCGAGCTCGAGGAGAGCGAGCAGCCGCCGAAGCTGAACCTCACCCGGATTCGGAACGAGCAGGAGAGCATCGTGATCCGGCAGTTGATGGCCAACGGCGGGCTGTCCGAAGTCGAAGAAGAAGCCCTCGGGACGCTGGTGACGGACGGCGGGAAAGTGAGCCCGGCCGACATCGCCGAGGAGCACAGCCGCCACGTCGGATCGGTCCGGCGTGCGCTCCGGCGGATCGACGACATGGTTGAGCGCGAGTACGGCAGCGTTTCGCTCCGGTCTCCACACGTCGCGGAGATGGTTCACGACGCCGTTCAGCAGTTCCGGGAGGCAAGCCGCAGCGTTACCGAAGCCGCCGGGCAGGCGCTCCTCTCGGCCGAGCGTGGGCTGTCTGACGCCACCTCCGCGCTGATGACGTGGTGCGCGAAGCACGGCGTCGACGTGGACAACCGCGGCGAGGCGATCGAGGCGATCCGGCTGGGTGAGATCGACAGCGACCGCCGCCGCCCCGGTGATCCGCTCCGTGGTGTTCGCTGGGAGCTCCGTGAGGGTTTGAAGCGTTGGCTCGAGTCCGGTCGCGACCGTGAGGCGTTCGCGAACGCGACCGTTCGCTGGCGCGAGGAGGATCGCGGTCGCCGGAGCCTCCCCGCCTCCGCGATCCTCAGGTAG
- a CDS encoding succinylglutamate desuccinylase/aspartoacylase family protein — translation MDIGTASAAPGELARGHLELTDLPTGVPERLPVIVANGAEEGPTLWITGGVHGDEATGVAVTQDTMREDLPQRISGAVVAVPVINPAGLRRNARTSYYGDDDPNRKFPDPESESSTPPEVQERIDERLYDTIVGSADALIDNHTASVNSQPFVIRDRVLFGERRTEAEAEALADELEALVEATGLPVVTEYPAEEYVDKGLQRSTAGAVCNGAGIPAFTTELGGHSVVTESARAAGVAAAYGVMDELGMLEAWPEAVGEPGVYEAPVDFPVRRFRGPRMETAGLLRHRVEAGDAVEAGEVVADVVSAAGEQLDTVEAEHDGYVLGRKEGLAAYEGDAVLSMAVRDDGALVAPRDAE, via the coding sequence ATGGACATCGGCACCGCGAGCGCGGCGCCCGGCGAACTGGCACGCGGCCACCTCGAACTCACCGACCTCCCGACCGGAGTCCCCGAGCGACTGCCCGTGATCGTCGCGAACGGAGCAGAAGAGGGGCCGACGCTGTGGATCACCGGCGGCGTCCACGGCGACGAGGCCACCGGCGTCGCGGTCACGCAGGACACCATGCGCGAGGACCTGCCCCAGCGCATCTCGGGCGCGGTCGTCGCCGTCCCGGTGATCAACCCCGCGGGGCTGCGCCGGAACGCACGGACCTCCTACTACGGCGACGACGACCCGAACCGGAAGTTCCCCGACCCCGAGAGCGAGTCCTCGACGCCACCGGAGGTGCAGGAACGGATCGACGAGCGCCTCTACGACACGATCGTCGGCTCCGCGGACGCGCTGATCGACAACCACACTGCGAGCGTGAACTCCCAGCCGTTCGTGATCCGGGACCGCGTGCTGTTCGGTGAGCGCCGGACTGAGGCCGAAGCCGAGGCGCTGGCGGACGAGCTCGAAGCGCTCGTTGAGGCGACGGGGCTGCCGGTGGTGACGGAGTACCCCGCCGAAGAGTACGTCGACAAGGGGCTCCAGCGCTCGACAGCCGGCGCGGTCTGTAACGGCGCCGGCATCCCGGCGTTCACGACCGAGCTCGGCGGGCACAGCGTCGTCACCGAGTCGGCCCGGGCGGCGGGCGTCGCCGCCGCCTACGGCGTGATGGACGAACTCGGGATGCTCGAGGCGTGGCCGGAGGCGGTCGGGGAGCCCGGGGTGTACGAGGCGCCCGTCGACTTCCCGGTGCGGCGGTTCCGCGGCCCCCGGATGGAGACGGCCGGGCTCCTGCGCCACCGTGTCGAGGCCGGCGACGCCGTCGAGGCGGGCGAGGTCGTCGCGGACGTGGTGAGCGCGGCCGGCGAACAACTGGACACGGTCGAGGCCGAGCACGACGGCTACGTGCTCGGTCGCAAAGAGGGGCTGGCGGCCTACGAGGGCGACGCGGTGCTCAGTATGGCGGTTCGGGACGACGGCGCGCTGGTGGCGCCGCGGGACGCGGAGTAG
- a CDS encoding molybdopterin molybdotransferase MoeA, whose protein sequence is MSTDRKQSGFKQRTRVDDALAALRDALDPHGRAEEVPLAEADGRTLAATMAAPASVPSAPEAAMDGYAVRAGDTFGASDRSPEVLREVDEEPTEGTVGPGEAIRVHTGSALPAGADAVVMIEQVEPIADEVEMFDAVAEGENVAAAGEDVEEGQHLYDPGHVLRPSDLGLLKSVGVTEVPVFEKPEVTVIPTGDELVQADPGPGETIETNGLTVARFVERWGGNATELDVVEDDEEALKAAIRSGLDGELVVTSGGSSVGERDLLPEVLEELGEIVVHGVALKPGHPFGFAVCEGTPVLMLPGYPVATIVNAVQFLHPAIKRAMDAPLSPHPTTEARLERKIASEPGVRTFARVRLEERPDEPLPAAVPTRVSGSGVLSSVALADGWVVVDEAAEGIDAGETVAVQNWEARQ, encoded by the coding sequence ATGAGTACCGACCGGAAGCAGTCCGGCTTCAAGCAGCGAACCCGGGTCGACGACGCGCTCGCCGCGCTCAGAGACGCCCTCGACCCCCACGGCCGTGCGGAGGAGGTCCCGCTCGCCGAGGCCGACGGACGCACGCTCGCGGCGACGATGGCCGCGCCCGCGAGCGTCCCCTCGGCGCCGGAGGCGGCGATGGACGGCTACGCGGTCCGGGCCGGCGACACGTTCGGCGCCTCGGACCGCTCGCCCGAGGTCCTGCGCGAAGTCGACGAGGAACCGACAGAAGGCACCGTGGGACCCGGCGAAGCCATCCGGGTCCACACCGGAAGCGCGCTCCCGGCGGGCGCCGACGCCGTGGTGATGATCGAGCAGGTCGAACCGATCGCCGACGAGGTCGAAATGTTCGACGCCGTCGCCGAGGGGGAGAACGTCGCCGCCGCCGGCGAGGACGTCGAGGAAGGCCAGCACCTCTACGACCCCGGTCACGTCCTGCGGCCCTCGGATCTGGGGTTGCTGAAGTCCGTCGGCGTCACCGAGGTCCCGGTGTTCGAGAAGCCCGAAGTGACGGTGATCCCGACCGGCGACGAGCTCGTCCAAGCCGACCCGGGCCCGGGCGAGACGATCGAGACGAACGGGCTCACTGTCGCGCGGTTCGTCGAGCGCTGGGGGGGCAACGCCACCGAACTCGACGTCGTCGAAGACGACGAGGAGGCGCTGAAGGCGGCGATCCGCTCGGGACTCGACGGCGAGCTCGTCGTCACCTCCGGGGGCTCCTCCGTGGGTGAACGCGACCTGCTGCCCGAGGTGCTGGAGGAGCTCGGCGAGATCGTCGTCCACGGCGTCGCGCTCAAGCCCGGCCACCCGTTCGGTTTCGCGGTCTGTGAGGGAACGCCCGTGCTGATGCTGCCGGGCTACCCCGTCGCGACGATCGTCAACGCCGTGCAGTTCCTGCACCCCGCGATCAAGCGCGCGATGGACGCCCCGCTGTCGCCCCATCCGACGACCGAGGCGCGCCTGGAGCGGAAGATCGCGAGCGAGCCCGGCGTGCGAACGTTCGCGCGCGTTCGACTGGAGGAGCGCCCGGACGAACCCCTGCCGGCCGCCGTCCCGACTCGGGTGTCGGGCTCGGGCGTGCTGTCGAGCGTCGCGCTCGCCGACGGCTGGGTCGTCGTCGACGAGGCCGCGGAGGGGATCGACGCCGGCGAGACCGTCGCCGTCCAGAACTGGGAGGCCCGCCAATGA
- a CDS encoding SGNH/GDSL hydrolase family protein, whose protein sequence is MTETTPAHVLALGDSYTIGTGVDPDERWVSKLADRLREDGESVADPVVIAENGWTTDDLDGAISEHDPDGPFDLVTLLIGANNCFQAEPPATFEPKFRAMLDRALGFAPDAESVVVLTVPDYTLTPVGQENDPAEHAERLVRYNEIVREAARAAGTRLVDVVPPSKRVADDGSLVAGDDLHPAPAQHDLWLERIYPTVGAALD, encoded by the coding sequence ATGACCGAAACTACGCCGGCACACGTTCTCGCGCTCGGTGACTCCTACACGATCGGGACCGGCGTCGATCCGGACGAACGCTGGGTGTCGAAGCTCGCGGACCGGCTCCGGGAGGACGGCGAGTCAGTCGCCGACCCCGTCGTGATCGCCGAGAACGGCTGGACCACCGACGATCTGGACGGCGCGATCAGTGAGCACGATCCTGACGGCCCGTTCGACCTCGTGACGCTCCTGATCGGCGCCAACAACTGCTTCCAGGCGGAGCCGCCGGCGACGTTCGAGCCGAAGTTCCGGGCGATGCTCGACCGGGCACTGGGGTTCGCGCCGGATGCGGAGTCGGTCGTCGTGCTCACGGTGCCGGACTACACGCTCACCCCGGTCGGGCAAGAAAACGACCCTGCCGAGCACGCCGAGCGACTGGTTCGGTACAACGAGATCGTCCGCGAGGCGGCGCGTGCGGCGGGGACGCGGCTGGTCGACGTGGTGCCACCGTCGAAGCGCGTGGCCGACGACGGGTCGCTCGTTGCCGGCGACGATCTCCACCCCGCGCCCGCACAGCACGACCTGTGGCTGGAGCGAATCTATCCGACCGTCGGGGCGGCGCTCGATTAG
- a CDS encoding HAD family hydrolase, producing MAYDFWLLDLDGTIVDVEPDYRHEVFEAVGDRLGRAFTDSEIETLWHGLGGPRSEKLQSLGLDPGTFWPALHEAEDPGARAEATYVHDDAAALLDELDAAGVPVGVVTHCAPFLANEVVDQLDLRSRFDAFVTCSDDLGWKPDPEPVHHTMTRLGVDHADGAGVLAGDGPSDVGAAWNAGLDAVHVERHGPERRGQCVLADHRVERFTELDERVLGN from the coding sequence ATGGCGTACGACTTCTGGCTCCTCGACCTCGACGGGACGATCGTCGACGTGGAGCCCGACTACCGCCACGAAGTGTTCGAGGCGGTCGGCGACCGGCTGGGCCGGGCGTTCACCGACAGCGAGATCGAGACGCTCTGGCACGGCCTCGGCGGCCCCCGAAGCGAGAAGCTCCAGTCGCTGGGGCTCGATCCGGGGACGTTCTGGCCCGCGCTACACGAGGCCGAGGATCCCGGCGCCCGCGCCGAGGCGACGTACGTCCACGACGACGCCGCGGCGCTGCTCGACGAGCTCGACGCCGCCGGCGTCCCGGTCGGCGTCGTCACCCACTGCGCGCCGTTCCTCGCGAACGAGGTCGTCGACCAGCTCGACCTGCGCTCGCGGTTCGATGCGTTCGTCACCTGCTCGGACGATCTGGGCTGGAAGCCCGACCCCGAACCGGTCCACCACACGATGACCCGTCTCGGCGTGGACCACGCCGACGGCGCGGGCGTACTGGCCGGCGACGGCCCGAGCGACGTCGGCGCCGCGTGGAACGCCGGCCTCGACGCGGTCCACGTCGAACGCCACGGCCCCGAGCGCCGCGGCCAGTGCGTGCTCGCGGACCACCGCGTCGAGCGGTTCACCGAACTCGACGAACGCGTCCTCGGCAACTAA
- a CDS encoding class I SAM-dependent methyltransferase gives MEVPDSVSTALADRDIAGKRCLEAGAGVGNATAGLLDAGAAHVSAITDRADHADGVRERFAGDDCVELIEADLREIPLPDDAVDVITCHALFNVLANDAAAPIAAELTRVAAPGATLVVDDYDPMPPESPVRQLFAVENAAAELANARAALTFYPADGLRRLFGGHGWTHDRTRAILEPVPWTEGHLTAHTAEVRGHAESLPESLGQQLITEAERLAKTTGSSDEGRMYSVAMALPESLAGETPTSLREGFRV, from the coding sequence ATGGAGGTTCCCGACTCCGTCTCGACCGCCCTCGCCGACCGCGATATCGCCGGGAAGCGCTGCCTCGAAGCCGGTGCGGGCGTCGGCAACGCGACCGCCGGGCTGCTCGACGCCGGCGCCGCGCACGTCTCCGCGATCACGGACCGCGCGGACCACGCCGACGGCGTCCGCGAGCGGTTCGCGGGCGACGACTGCGTGGAACTGATCGAGGCTGACCTGCGGGAGATCCCGCTTCCGGACGATGCCGTCGACGTGATCACCTGCCACGCGCTGTTCAACGTCCTCGCGAACGACGCCGCGGCGCCGATCGCCGCCGAACTCACTCGCGTCGCCGCGCCGGGCGCGACGCTGGTCGTCGACGACTACGACCCGATGCCGCCCGAATCCCCGGTCCGACAGCTGTTCGCCGTCGAGAACGCCGCGGCCGAGCTGGCGAACGCCCGCGCGGCGCTGACGTTCTACCCCGCGGACGGCTTGCGTCGGCTGTTCGGCGGGCACGGCTGGACGCACGACCGCACGCGGGCGATCCTCGAACCGGTGCCGTGGACCGAGGGCCACCTCACGGCGCACACCGCGGAGGTCCGCGGACACGCCGAGTCGCTGCCCGAGTCGCTCGGCCAGCAGTTGATCACCGAGGCCGAACGGTTGGCGAAGACCACGGGTAGCAGCGACGAGGGACGGATGTACAGCGTCGCGATGGCGCTGCCCGAGTCGCTCGCCGGCGAAACGCCGACATCGCTCCGGGAAGGATTTCGCGTGTGA
- the lwrS gene encoding LWR-salt protein — MKAAYTFDAAFRLPTEGVAVDPTRFETTLRLFAPAPGVEPGPERIDWLFFRDRLWHGEIGDEAPLRESVSDWLDVEVVSLSFAELRADEAYLDALRAEIERDLSRFNAESVDEVLHQYLGSSVHVVDAEAV, encoded by the coding sequence CCTTCGACGCGGCGTTCCGCCTCCCGACGGAGGGCGTCGCGGTCGACCCGACCCGCTTCGAGACGACGCTGCGCCTGTTCGCGCCCGCGCCAGGCGTCGAACCCGGCCCGGAGCGGATCGACTGGCTGTTCTTCCGCGACCGGCTCTGGCACGGCGAGATCGGCGACGAAGCGCCGCTGCGCGAGAGCGTGAGCGACTGGCTCGACGTGGAGGTGGTGTCGCTGTCGTTCGCGGAGCTCCGGGCCGACGAGGCGTACCTCGACGCGCTGCGGGCGGAGATCGAACGCGATCTCTCGCGGTTCAACGCCGAGAGCGTCGACGAAGTGTTGCATCAGTATCTCGGCTCGTCGGTACACGTCGTCGACGCCGAGGCGGTTTGA
- the cmk gene encoding (d)CMP kinase: MLLTVSGPPGSGKSTNAELLAERFDLEHISGGDIFRQLADERGHTTVEFNELAEEEEQIDKDLDRRLRTIAASRDDVLLESRLAGWLAAEHADLRFWLDAPLSVRAERIADREDKTVAEARATTERRERSEAKRYADLYDIDIHDLSIYDAAINTARWGEAVVPDMLTAAIERYDPEQDEGKEPVEGVRYEF; the protein is encoded by the coding sequence ATGTTACTCACCGTCTCCGGCCCGCCGGGCAGCGGGAAGAGCACGAACGCCGAACTCCTCGCCGAGCGCTTCGACCTCGAACACATCTCCGGCGGCGACATCTTCCGCCAGCTCGCCGACGAGCGGGGCCACACCACCGTCGAGTTCAACGAGCTCGCTGAGGAGGAGGAGCAGATCGACAAGGATCTCGACCGGCGGCTGCGCACCATCGCCGCCTCCCGGGACGACGTGCTGCTCGAGTCTCGGCTCGCGGGCTGGCTCGCGGCCGAACACGCGGATCTGCGGTTCTGGCTCGACGCCCCGCTTTCCGTCCGCGCCGAGCGCATCGCCGACCGCGAGGACAAGACCGTCGCCGAGGCCCGCGCGACGACCGAGCGCCGCGAGCGGAGTGAGGCCAAGCGCTACGCCGACCTCTACGACATCGACATCCACGACCTCTCGATCTACGACGCCGCGATCAACACCGCGCGCTGGGGGGAGGCGGTCGTCCCCGACATGCTCACCGCCGCGATCGAGCGCTACGACCCCGAACAGGACGAGGGGAAAGAGCCCGTCGAGGGCGTCCGCTACGAGTTCTGA
- a CDS encoding DUF7563 family protein, translating to MTPLEYEASHSDCRFCGAHVSTDFRRTFGDEQNVAHRCLSCDSRPRVQAGSAAGVSVDYPDPAEQEFRNRGPRVAATDGGVSGGGGR from the coding sequence ATGACGCCTCTCGAATACGAGGCGTCCCATTCGGACTGCCGATTCTGCGGCGCTCACGTCAGTACCGACTTCCGGCGCACCTTCGGCGACGAGCAGAACGTCGCCCACCGCTGCCTCTCCTGCGACAGCCGCCCGCGGGTCCAAGCGGGCAGCGCCGCGGGCGTCAGCGTCGACTACCCGGACCCGGCCGAGCAGGAGTTTCGGAACCGCGGGCCGCGGGTCGCGGCTACTGACGGCGGTGTTTCGGGAGGTGGCGGCCGGTGA
- a CDS encoding molybdopterin biosynthesis protein produces MSDRKQFRDLTEPAKAHEAIASLDIEPETETVPLAEARGRTLAERVDADLDVPGFDRASMDGYAVRASDTFGADEADPATLDLTGTVHAGSEPDVAVDAGEAVEISTGAVLPDGADAVVMVERTDEIGTETVEIRTSVAPGDNVMPAGADIAAGQRALGPGTELTPREIGLLSALGRDEIEVRGKPTVGIVSTGDELVRPGESLNSDAGQIYDVNSYTIAAGVEEAGGEAALYPHAGDDMNAMEDALTTAAEECDLVLSSGSTSASAVDVIYRVIEERGDLLLHGVSVKPGKPMLVGRLADSAYVGLPGYPVSALTIFRTFVAPAIRRAAGVPEPRTATVDGTLAAEERYSEGRTRLMPVGLVENEAGETLVYPVDKGSGATTSLVEADGVVEVDADTEYLAAGEDVTVTLFSPNVRTPSVLAFGEDDPAFSRLLDRLGSSRFLPVGSREGLRRLRDGLPDAAVVAGPIRREVESVELGAWEREWGLIVPEGNPDGVEGFGTLVDGDLRLVNLDTATGLRASADAELERLAAARDADAADLQSAIDGYGFTLKAHESPARRVLAGKADAGLGLRATAEKLGLGFVPVDSQTVRVRANPERVEKQGVQDLEAVLSGVDGVLAALPGFEPAE; encoded by the coding sequence ATGAGCGACCGCAAGCAGTTCCGCGACCTCACCGAGCCGGCGAAGGCCCACGAGGCCATCGCGTCGCTGGATATCGAGCCCGAGACAGAGACCGTCCCGCTCGCGGAAGCCAGGGGACGAACCCTCGCCGAACGCGTCGACGCCGACCTCGACGTGCCGGGGTTCGACCGGGCGTCGATGGACGGCTACGCGGTCCGGGCGAGCGATACGTTCGGCGCCGACGAGGCCGATCCCGCGACGCTCGATCTGACGGGGACAGTCCACGCCGGCAGCGAGCCGGACGTCGCCGTCGACGCCGGCGAGGCCGTCGAGATCTCGACCGGGGCGGTGCTGCCCGACGGCGCCGACGCGGTGGTGATGGTCGAGCGAACCGACGAGATCGGGACTGAGACCGTCGAGATCCGCACCTCGGTCGCGCCCGGGGACAACGTGATGCCCGCCGGCGCCGACATCGCCGCCGGCCAGCGCGCGCTCGGCCCCGGCACCGAACTCACGCCCCGCGAGATCGGCCTGCTCTCGGCGCTCGGCCGGGACGAGATCGAGGTCCGCGGAAAGCCGACCGTCGGCATCGTCTCGACCGGCGACGAGTTGGTCCGGCCCGGCGAGTCGCTGAACAGCGACGCCGGCCAGATCTACGACGTGAACAGCTACACGATCGCCGCCGGCGTCGAGGAGGCCGGCGGCGAGGCGGCGCTCTACCCCCACGCCGGCGACGACATGAACGCGATGGAGGACGCGCTGACGACCGCCGCCGAAGAGTGCGATCTGGTGCTCTCCTCGGGCTCGACCTCCGCCTCCGCGGTCGACGTGATCTACCGTGTGATCGAGGAACGCGGCGATCTCCTGCTCCACGGCGTCTCGGTCAAGCCCGGGAAGCCGATGCTCGTCGGCCGGCTCGCGGACAGCGCCTACGTCGGGCTGCCGGGCTACCCCGTCTCGGCGCTCACCATCTTCCGGACGTTCGTGGCGCCCGCGATCCGGCGGGCAGCCGGCGTCCCCGAGCCCAGAACGGCGACCGTCGACGGGACCCTCGCCGCGGAGGAACGCTACAGCGAGGGCCGCACACGGCTGATGCCCGTGGGCCTCGTCGAAAACGAGGCCGGCGAGACGCTGGTCTACCCCGTCGACAAGGGGTCGGGCGCGACCACCAGCCTCGTCGAGGCCGACGGGGTGGTCGAGGTCGACGCCGACACCGAGTACCTCGCCGCGGGCGAGGACGTGACGGTGACGCTGTTCTCCCCGAACGTGCGCACCCCGTCGGTGCTCGCGTTCGGCGAGGACGACCCCGCGTTCTCCCGGCTGCTCGACCGGCTGGGGTCGAGCCGGTTCCTCCCCGTCGGCTCTCGTGAGGGGCTGCGCCGCCTGCGTGACGGGCTGCCCGACGCCGCCGTCGTCGCCGGGCCGATCCGCCGGGAGGTGGAGTCGGTCGAACTCGGCGCGTGGGAGCGTGAGTGGGGGCTGATCGTGCCCGAGGGCAACCCCGACGGCGTCGAGGGGTTCGGAACGCTAGTCGACGGCGACCTGCGGCTCGTCAACCTCGACACGGCGACGGGACTCAGAGCGAGCGCCGACGCCGAACTGGAGCGACTCGCGGCCGCGCGGGACGCCGACGCCGCGGATCTCCAGTCGGCCATCGACGGCTACGGGTTCACGCTCAAGGCCCACGAGAGTCCCGCACGGCGCGTGCTCGCAGGGAAAGCCGACGCCGGGTTGGGGCTGCGTGCGACCGCCGAGAAGCTGGGGCTGGGGTTCGTCCCGGTCGATAGCCAGACAGTCCGGGTCCGGGCCAACCCCGAGCGCGTCGAAAAGCAGGGCGTACAGGACCTCGAGGCGGTGCTGTCGGGGGTCGACGGGGTGCTCGCGGCGCTGCCGGGGTTCGAACCCGCGGAGTAA